One window of the Dreissena polymorpha isolate Duluth1 chromosome 5, UMN_Dpol_1.0, whole genome shotgun sequence genome contains the following:
- the LOC127832628 gene encoding uncharacterized protein LOC127832628, translating to MDAVTFGKFIDHFDKHAGTDRPVVLLLDSVSSHVDHKVFMDAKSKGIELYRIVPNATHLMQPMDKGVFGPLKSKWHLVARKYSRENPGRSIGKEVFAEKLTEAFLNFYKPLTVINAFRSSGIYPVDASVITDEILKPGRTFFTSKPEEQPSTSGRVSQVMPMECSPGQHKAKGALEVFEETLSTPVLKKYRTRIEENYDIETQSPCFEVYKKLHSKVHKTAEPPSSSQGSSSSGHHTGLHMLADAALQATQTSSGVTPDIVSLLSTPPSTSSCLVSPVLREALVNLRLQKH from the coding sequence ATGGATGCTGTCACATTTGGAAAATTCATTGACCATTTTGATAAGCACGCTGGAACTGATCGTCCTGTTGTCTTGTTGCTAGACAGTGTCAGTAGTCATGTTGATCACAAAGTGTTCATGGATGCAAAGAGCAAGGGGATAGAGTTGTACAGGATCGTGCCTAATGCCACCCACCTGATGCAGCCAATGGACAAAGGCGTCTTCGGGCCATTGAAATCAAAGTGGCATTTGGTTGCAAGAAAGTACAGTAGGGAAAATCCTGGAAGATCGATTGGCAAGGAGGTGTTTGCCGAGAAATTGACAGAGGCATTTCTCAATTTCTACAAACCTCTAACAGTCATTAATGCATTCCGATCCTCTGGTATATACCCGGTAGATGCATCTGTTATAACTGATGAAATCCTGAAACCTGGAAGAACGTTCTTCACTTCCAAACCAGAAGAACAACCGTCAACTTCTGGAAGAGTGTCACAAGTCATGCCCATGGAATGTTCGCCTGGTCAACATAAGGCAAAGGGTGCTCTAGAGGTATTTGAAGAGACTTTGTCCACACCAGTTCTAAAGAAGTACAGGACAAGAATAGAGGAAAACTATGACATTGAAACACAGTCACCCTGTTTTGAGGTCTATAAGAAACTGCACAGTAAAGTGCACAAGACAGCTGAACCCCCATCATCTTCACAAGGGAGTAGTTCATCTGGTCATCATactggactgcacatgctagcaGATGCTGCATTACAAGCCACACAGACGTCATCGGGTGTAACACCTGACATCGTGTCACTTCTGTCCACACCGCCATCCACTTCATCCTGTCTGGTTTCACCTGTATTAAGAGAAGCTCTTGTTAACCTCAGGCTCCAGAAACATTGA